The Papaver somniferum cultivar HN1 chromosome 3, ASM357369v1, whole genome shotgun sequence genome includes a region encoding these proteins:
- the LOC113358142 gene encoding bZIP transcription factor 53-like, with protein MAFVQQVSSGSEGDPQYIMVDDKKKRRMISNRESARRSRMKKQKHLDGLLNQVVELQKQNDEITQRANSTTQIYNNVDSENKILRAQMAELTDRLQSLNSVLRIVEEVSGFDIDIPEIPDPLLKPWQVPCPYMPIMASADMFQC; from the coding sequence ATGGCTTTTGTGCAACAAGTAAGTTCAGGGTCAGAAGGTGATCCACAGTATATAATGGTTGATgacaagaaaaagagaagaatgaTATCGAATCGCGAATCAGCCAGACGatcaagaatgaagaaacaaaagcATTTGGATGGTCTTTTAAACCAAGTAGTTGAATTGCAGAAACAGAATGACGAGATTACTCAACGTGCTAATTCAACTACTCAAATTTACAACAATGTTGATTCAGAGAACAAAATCTTAAGAGCTCAAATGGCTGAATTAACTGATAGATTGCAGTCTTTGAACTCTGTTCTTCGCATTGTTGAAGAAGTTAGTGGGTTTGATATTGACATTCCTGAAATACCTGATCctttgctcaaaccatggcaagTACCTTGCCCTTATATGCCAATTATGGCTTCTGCAGATATGTTTCAATGCTGA